A window of the bacterium genome harbors these coding sequences:
- a CDS encoding DedA family protein encodes MTIESSAIPFPSEIVIPPAGALAQEGRMSLTLVILCGGVGSVIGAMINYVAALWLGRPFFERYGKYFLVTEEKLKKADDFFERYGAIATLTCRFITVIRQLVSIPAGLARMNLTKFVLYTAIGSTLWSAVLAFFGYFLGAGEDVLKEYKGSLTVAMVILAVAIIGSYVAYVVVQRRRTASVAATHGAPGEP; translated from the coding sequence ATGACGATCGAAAGCTCCGCGATCCCGTTTCCCTCGGAGATCGTCATTCCGCCGGCCGGCGCGCTCGCGCAGGAAGGCCGCATGTCCCTGACGCTCGTCATTCTGTGCGGCGGCGTCGGCTCCGTGATCGGGGCGATGATCAATTACGTCGCCGCGCTCTGGCTCGGCCGGCCGTTTTTCGAGCGCTACGGGAAGTATTTCCTCGTCACCGAGGAGAAGCTGAAAAAGGCGGACGATTTCTTCGAGCGTTACGGCGCCATCGCCACGCTCACCTGCCGATTCATCACGGTCATCCGACAGCTCGTTTCGATCCCCGCGGGGCTCGCGCGCATGAATCTGACGAAGTTCGTGCTCTACACCGCCATCGGCTCCACGCTGTGGAGCGCAGTGCTCGCGTTCTTCGGCTACTTCCTCGGTGCCGGCGAGGACGTGCTCAAGGAATACAAGGGATCGTTGACGGTGGCGATGGTCATCCTGGCGGTCGCCATTATCGGCAGCTACGTCGCGTATGTCGTCGTCCAGCGCCGCCGCACGGCGTCTGTTGCCGCGACGCATGGAGCGCCCGGTGAGCCCTGA
- a CDS encoding LysM peptidoglycan-binding domain-containing protein encodes MSPDRPLRRYVFPALAAALVLFAAGCGYYVTVQRGDTLSEIAERYDVTVNDLLEANPGIDNPNRILEGQKVRIPRDKSIAAQEKPARERNVR; translated from the coding sequence GTGAGCCCTGATCGGCCGCTCCGCCGATACGTGTTCCCGGCGCTGGCCGCGGCGCTTGTCCTTTTCGCGGCCGGGTGCGGATATTACGTCACCGTGCAGCGCGGCGACACGCTCTCGGAAATCGCCGAACGCTACGATGTGACGGTCAACGACCTGCTCGAGGCCAACCCCGGCATCGACAACCCGAACCGGATCCTCGAAGGCCAGAAGGTCCGCATTCCGCGCGACAAGTCGATCGCCGCACAAGAAAAACCGGCGCGCGAGCGAAACGTTCG